One window of the Colletotrichum destructivum chromosome 4, complete sequence genome contains the following:
- a CDS encoding Putative major facilitator superfamily, MFS transporter superfamily, producing the protein MADATSEEEASPLLPVSIQPPSSRPGSEMASRITTALWGPPSVQRSLLIKLDFTVLIYFSVVWFLFGINRASYNTAYISGMKEELDFQGKDFNYMHTIYLVTYAVFQIPSTSILTVVKPRYVFVAANTVWSVLTLVTFRANHVYQVFILNGFEGAFSAIAYVGAHFIYGSWYKQSELATRAAVFCAFGNLGNMAGGWIQAGLLASLSNGPIAPWRLIFVVVSCVTIPFAIFGWFAIPDLPEHRTARFLTPEERELAVSRLGRVKTKSWDRTVFRRVLLSWQFWLLPTVFMLYSLSVQAIGNNVIPLWMASRGYSVIQQNNYPTATYATGIVATFIYCAVSDKLRSRWQASLCIGFTFIVSSAILISDPPDAGYFFAFYLMGTTYAPQALWYSWMADLTAHDMQLRAITTGFMNSFDFAFVTWWPLIFYPVTDAPNYRKGYIASLVTGALTVPVILLIAFLERRGRRKGTIADVNDEDE; encoded by the exons ATGGCAGACGCAAcctcggaggaggaggcgtcgCCTTTGCTCCCTGTCTCGATTCAACCGCCGTCATCACGTCCAGGCTCCGAGATGGCGTCGAGAATCACAACGGCCCTCTGGGGCCCTCCGTCGGTCCAGCGCTCGCTGCTCATCAAGCTGGACTTCACCGTGCTCATCTACTTCTCCGTCGTCTGGTTCCTGTTCGGCATCAACCGCGCCAGCTACAACACGGCGTACATCAGCGGGATGAAGGAAGAGCTGGACTTCCAAGGAAAG GACTTCAACTACATGCACACGATTTACCTAGTCACCTATGCAGTTTTCCAGATCCCCTCAACCTCCATCTTGACTGTCGTCAAACCCCGATACGTATTCGTTGCGGCGAACACCGTCTGGAGTGTCCTCACTCTGGTCACGTTCCGGGCGAACCATGTCTATCAAGTCTTTATTCTCAACGGGTTCGAAGGCGCCTTCTCAGCCATCGCCTA TGTGGGCGCGCACTTCATCTACGGGTCGTGGTACAAGCAATCCGAGCTCGCCACCCGCGCGGCAGTCTTCTGCGCCTTTGGCAACCTCGGCAACATGGCGGGAGGCTGGATCCAGGCGGGACTTCTGGCGTCTCTTTCCAACGGCCCAATCGCTCCGTGGCGGCTCATTTTCGTGGTGGTCTCGTGTGTCACCATCCCCTTCGCCATCTTTG GCTGGTTCGCCATCCCGGATCTTCCAGAGCACCGCACAGCAAGGTTTCTGACCCCCGAGGAGAGGGAACTCGCCGTTagccgcctcggccgtgtGAAGACTAAGTCATGGGACCGGACCGTGTTCAGACGAGTTCTACTTAGCTGGCAGTTCTGGCTGCTGCCGACTGTCTTCATGC TCTACTCCCTCAGCGTCCAAGCCATAGGCAACAACGTCATACCTCTCTGGATGGCCTCCCGTGGCTACAGCGTAATCCAGCAGAACAACTACCCAACCGCGACCTACGCAACGGGAATCGTTGCCACCTTCATCTACTGCGCCGTGTCCGACAAGCTCCGCTCCCGCTGGCAGGCGTCCCTCTGCATCGGCTTCACCTTCATCGTCAGCAGCGCCATCCTGATCTCGGACCCGCCCGATGCCGGCTACTTCTTCGCCTTCTACCTGATGGGAACGACCTACGCGCCGCAGGCGCTCTGGTACTCGTGGATGGCCGACCTGACGGCCCACGACATGCAGCTCCGGGCGATCACGACGGGATTCATGAACTCGTTCGacttcgccttcgtc ACATGGTGGCCGCTGATCTTCTACCCCGTCACGGACGCGCCGAACTACCGGAAAGGTTACATCGCGAGTTTGGTGACCGGTGCTCTGACCGTGCCGGTCATCTTGTTGATTGCGTTCCTcgagagaaggggaaggaggaagggaaCCATTGCCGATGTTAACGATGAAGATGAGTAG
- a CDS encoding Putative basic-leucine zipper domain-containing protein gives MTTSNQNVDSLDSLLDFSEYDNMSYQSPSLSPAATSKNTFTRPSVSTVATPTMPSASQPLTGPSHQYDLYKQQTGIVPGALASTLAVNEVNPHISGYNSSYGMEYLGAGLSPENDLFDFNTSPSQNSTGLDMDMEFESPPDSQYFFPNPTVNPSAIAGQESPVVPSQQSNVGRLWPGMHSQAALAKAQAQQRQQQQIIQQQQQRHQQMSNKPRTKSQQPTDPIVEQKITQLLNSMRAKPAQEGDSPTPLMNLPRSKKDEEDMDEDERLLASEEGKKLSSKERRQLRNKVSARAFRSRRKEYITQLEAEIANKVSENGDLRVHNRALQDENKRLQDLTRMLLASPSFSNFLDHLSTNPQAAPQPAAAVKVERQPEQRQIPKDINPYANQGQQQQQQIGMAMVPEQNMDFAMLNIDNDAYNFQPQVFAVLETPDVPVTIDSNVLSGKSSNFVGETFESDDEKIDIPAIEAPKTLAPELPSQAPAETEVFDDEFENDPEFALYHSSPALSAEGPVELDTEGFSHIDIFGGVETEKVLARYDLVDASEEEQNACVAMARVQRLAASLEPVLARLESLVL, from the exons ATGACGACCTCGAATCAGAACGTCGATAGCCTCGACTCCCTCCTCGACTTCAGCGAGTACGACAACATGTCCTACCAGTCCCCATCGCTGTCCCCCGCCGCTACCTCAAAGAACACCTTCACTCGCCCCTCGGTCAGCACCGTCGCGACCCCGACCATGCCCTCGGCATCACAGCCCCTTACTGGCCCGAGCCACCAGTACGATCTCTACAAGCAGCAGACGGGCATCGTGCCTGGTGCCCTCGCCAGCACTCTCGCCGTGAATGAGGTGAACCCCCACATCAGCGGCTACAACAGCAGTTATGGCATGGAATatctcggcgccggcttgaGCCCCGAGAACGACTTGTTCGACTTCAACACTTCCCCTTCCCAGAACTCTACCGGTctcgacatggacatggaaTTCGAGTCTCCTCCCGACTCCCAGTACTTCTTCCCCAACCCCACGGTCAACCCTTCGGCCATCGCTGGCCAGGAGTCGCCTGTGGTGCCTTCCCAGCAGAGCAACGTCGGCAGACTCTGGCCCGGCATGCACTCCCAGGCTGCCCTCGCCAAagcccaggcccagcagaggcaacaacagcagatcatccagcagcagcagcagcgccacCAGCAGATGAGCAACAAGCCGCGTACCAAGAGCCAGCAGCCCACCGACCCCATCGTCGAACAAAAGATCACCCAGCTTCTTAACTCTATGCGTGCTAAGCCCGCTCAGGAGGGTGACAGCCCCACTCCCCTCATGAACCTGCCCCGGTCCAAgaaggatgaggaggacatggacgaggacgagagacTTCTCGCTagcgaggagggcaagaagctcAGCAGCAAGGAGCGTCGCCAGCTTCGCAACAAGGTTTCCGCACGTGCATTCCGTTCACGCAGAAAGG AATACATCACCCAGCTTGAGGCCGAGATTGCCAACAAGGTTTCTGAGAACGGCGACCTCCGTGTTCACAACCGCGCTCTCCAGGACGAGAACAAGCGCCTGCAGGATCTCACCCGCATGCTTCTCGCTTCGCCATCCTTTTCTAACTTTCTCGACCATCTGAGCACCAACCCCCAGGCTGCTCCCCAGCCCGCCGCTGCTGTCAAGGTTGAGAGGCAGCCCGAGCAGCGTCAGATCCCCAAGGATATCAACCCTTACGCCAACCagggccagcagcaacagcagcagatTGGTATGGCGATGGTTCCGGAGCAGAACATGGACTTCGCCATGCTCAACATCGATAACGATGCCTACAACTTCCAACCTCAGGTCTTCGCTGTTCTCGAGACTCCTGACGTCCCCGTCACCATCGACTCTAACGTCCTCTCTGGCAAGTCTTCCAACTTTGTTGGTGAGACGTTCGAATCGGATGACGAGAAGATCGACATCCCCGCCATTGAGGCGCCCAAGACTCTTGCTCCGGAGCTCCCGTCTCAAGCCCCCGCAGAGACggaggtctttgacgacgaGTTCGAGAACGACCCTGAGTTTGCCCTGTACCATTCTTCCCCTGCACTTTCCGCCGAAGGCCCCGTCGAACTGGACACGGAAGGCTTCTCCCACATTGACatcttcggcggcgtcgagacggagaaggtCCTTGCCCGCTACGATCTTGTTGATGCCTCGGAAGAGGAGCAAAACGCCTGTGTCGCCATGGCCAGGGTACAACGCCTCGCAGCCAGCCTGGAACCCGTCCTCGCAAGATTAGAGTCGCTCGTTCTCTAG
- a CDS encoding Putative glucose-methanol-choline oxidoreductase, FAD/NAD(P)-binding domain superfamily, whose amino-acid sequence MQLPLTLLAALLSAGALAAPIKGIDRANIEDEYDFIIAGGGTAGLVLANRLSESGKQRVLVLEAGPSPEVVSAYKPPGGNQFLGGTAIDWSFYTTPQEHLDDRILRYHRGRCLGGSSVTNGFYYGRGSASVYDDWVKIGNPGWGWDDVYPLFVKGTHFNPPDDHEARGFDVSYKTHDPSAYADGPLQIGYQGYVPPSGVGFIEAAADALQIPIVQDYNTGNSTGVKQGTGHLDADFMRSSSYDSYLRQARRRRNLDVLYSAPVWKINFDQSSGERPRAEGVAFMDHPTGVVHEVKAKKEVIVSAGAFNSPQLLMVSGVGPTAQLEEFAIEPVHINENIGQHLNDHSVFSIMATSTPEFSTSDMAATYSALREAQDEFYTNQTGQYTAPSGITNAFQKLSEAELEAIGAGEIITAGLANQSHIEYLFESVFYPSGPTPYYTPRGNETYISLTASSMVALSRGNVTLRSSSMAEFPRINPNYYAHPVDRIIALASFKYLRKILAHPRMAAFTVGPNNGEVSPGADNVSEDDEDAVLAYVRANTIPNWHASGTNQMLPEADGGVVDPRLRVYGVDGLRVVDCSIIPVLPDVNIVASVYMIGEKGAEMIREDWDDL is encoded by the exons ATGCAGCTCCCATTGAccctcctggcggcgctccTGAGCGCCGGAGCATTGGCCGCGCCAATCAAAGGCATCGACCGCGCGAATATTGAGGATGAATACGACTTCATCATCGCAGGAG GTGGcaccgccggcctcgtcctaGCGAACCGGCTCTCCGAGTCCGGCAAGCAGCGGGTCCTCGTGCTCGAAGCGGGGCCGAGCCCGGAGGTCGTATCGGCCTACAAGCCGCCCGGCGGCAACCAGTTCCTAGGCGGCACCGCCATCGACTGGTCCTTCTACACGACGCCGCAGGAGCACCTCGATGACCGCATCCTCCGCTACCACCGCGGCCGCTGCCTCGGCGGTAGCAGCGTCACCAACGGCTTCTACTACGGCCGCGGCAGCGCCTCCGTCTACGACGACTGGGTCAAGATCGGCAACCCGGGCTGGGGGTGGGACGACGTCTACCCGTTGTTTGTCAAG GGCACGCACTTCAACCCGCCAGACGACCACGAAGCCAGGGGCTTCGACGTCTCCTACAAGACCCACGACCCCTCGGCCTACGCCGACGGGCCACTCCAGATCGGGTACCAGGGCTACGTACCGCCGTCGGGCGTGGGTttcatcgaggccgccgccgacgccctgcaGATCCCCATCGTCCAAGACTACAACACGGGCAACAGCACCGGCGTCAAGCAGGGCACCGGCCACCTCGATGCCGACTTCATGCGCAGCTCCAGCTACGACAGCTACCTCCGCCAggcccgacgccgccgcaaccTAGACGTGCTGTACTCGGCGCCCGTGTGGAAGATCAACTTTGACCAGTCCTCGGGCGAGAGGCcccgcgccgagggcgtcgcctTCATGGACCACCCCACGGGCGTCGTGCACGAGGtcaaggcgaagaaggaggTCATCGTGAGCGCGGGCGCGTTCAACTCGCCCCAGCTGCTGATGGTTTCT GGAGTCGGCCCGACAGCCCAGCTCGAAGAATTCGCCATCGAGCCCGTCCATATCAACGAGAACATCGGCCAACA CCTCAACGACCACTCCGTCTTCAGCATCatggcgacctcgacgcccgagTTCTCCACCTCGGACATGGCTGCCACCTACTCGGCCCTGCGCGAAGCCCAGGACGAGTTCTACACGAACCAGACGGGCCAGTACACGGCGCCCTCCGGCATCACGAATGCCTTCCAGAAActctccgaggccgagctcgaggccatcggTGCCGGCGAGATCATCACGGCCGGGCTCGCGAACCAGTCGCACATCGAGTACCTCTTTGAGAGCGTCTTCTACCCCAGCGGGCCGACGCCGTACTACACGCCCCGCGGCAACGAGACGTACATCTCcctgacggcgtcgagcatgGTGGCGCTTTCCAGGGGCAACGTCACCTTGCGGTCGAGCTCCATGGCCGAGTTCCCTCGGATCAACCCCAAC TACTACGCTCATCCTGTGGATCGCATCATCGCCCTTGCTTCCTTCAAGTATCTCCGCAAGATCCTCGCCCACCCGCGCATGGCCGCCTTCACCGTGGGGCCGAACAACGGCGAGGTCTcccccggcgccgacaacgtgtccgaggacgacgaggacgccgtcctcgcctaCGTCCGCGCCAACACGATCCCCAACTGGCACGCTTCCGGCACGAACCAGATGCTGCcggaggccgacggcggcgtcgtcgaccctAGGCTGCGCGTCtacggcgtcgatggcctgcGCGTCGTCGACTGCAGCATCATCCCCGTGTTGCCGGACGTCAACATCGTCGCGTCCGTCTACATGATCGGGGAGAAGGGCGCCGAGATGATCCGGGAGGACTGGGACGATTTGTGA
- a CDS encoding Putative FAS1 domain-containing protein produces MRPSILSFVLMAAGSCVAQGDLAALLASQDDLSTLLELVGLVDGLADTLSSASNITIVAPTNEAFANVPRDIPEGQAIELRNDTVAIGALLANHVFRGAYPSSVITDVPTFAQTLLDDSYITAQQPFSNFTGGAYNGLVRNGQDVCILSGEQTISTVTEADITLGGITIHKVDTVLSFGAPFQLFTFRAGYLAMNAALEATQLNFAFGETGADIQGLNISDYTIFVPTDAAFQSIGSVLESADVETLRAVLRYHIIPNNVIFSPSLGNVTVPTLQGANLTFTVLPDGSAWVNNARITFPNTILYNGVAHVIDSVLSPGNFDRASLEPSAPASERLAFPSASSVSSLPFSSVSFATDLMRYTATPSLLQTVAAVATPAANATTTASSQPIPVPTGSGSGLLPGAVAVLSVAAGIAAFLI; encoded by the exons ATGCGTCCGTCAATCTTGTCTTTTGTGCTGATGGCCGCCGGGTCCTGTGTGGCTCAGGGTGACCTCGCCGCGCTCCTCGCCTCCCAAGACGACCTCAGCacgctcctcgagctcgtcggtCTGGTGGACGGCCTTGCGGACACCctgtcctcggcctcgaacATCACCATCGTGGCGCCGACGAACGAAGCCTTCGCCAACGTGCCGCGGGACATCCCGGAAGGCCAGGCCATCGAGCTTCGCAACGACACCGTCGCGATCGGGGCGCTCCTTGCGAACCACGTCTTCCGAGGGGCTTACCCGTCCAGCGTCATCACCGACGTCCCCACGTTTGCTCAGACTTTGCTGGACGACTCGTACATCACTGCTCAGCAGCCGTTCTCTAATTTCACCGGTGGAGCGTACAACGGACTCGTGAGGAACGGGCAGGACGTGTGCATCCTGTCCGGAGAGCAGACCATTTCCACCGTCACCGAAGCT GACATAACTCTGGGTGGCATCACAATCCACAAAGTCGACACGGTACTCTCCTTCGGGGCGCCGTTCCAGCTCTTCACCTTCCGAGCGGGCTACCTCGCCATGAACGCCGCGCTGGAGGCCACCCAACTCAACTTCGCGTTTGGCGAGACCGGGGCCGACATCCAGGGCCTCAACATCTCGGACTACACCATCTTTGTGCCCACGGACGCGGCCTTCCAGTCGATCGGCTCGGTGCTTGAGTCGGCGGACGTCGAGACGCTCCGGGCGGTCCTGCGCTACCACATCATCCCCAACAACGTCATCTTCTCGCCGTCCCTGGGCAACGTCACGGTCCCGACCCTCCAAGGCGCCAACTTGACCTTCACCGTGCTGCCGGACGGTTCCGCCTGGGTGAACAACGCGAGGATCACGTTCCCCAATACCATTCTGTACAACGGTGTCGCCCATGTGATTGACAG TGTGTTGAGCCCGGGAAACTTTGACCGAGCATCTTtggagccgtcggcgccggcgtctgAGCGACTCGCCTTCCCCAGCGCGTCCTCGGTCTCGAGCTTGCCCTTCTCGAGCGTCTCCTTCGCAACGGACCTCATGAGATACACCGCGACGCCGAGTCTGCTCCAGaccgttgccgccgtcgcgacGCCTGCAGCCAATGCCACGACCACGGCGTCGAGCCAGCCGATCCCGGTTCCGACTGGGTCCGGAAGTGGACTGCTCCCCGGCGCGGTTGCGGTGCTTTCTGTCGCTGCGGGCATCGCTGCATTCCTGATTTAG
- a CDS encoding Putative major facilitator, sugar transporter, major facilitator superfamily yields the protein MGQLTTVFSAVFLAIGGFLFGYDSGIITSTIALPTFEDYFSHPSDTVAGGIVSAFQGGAILGTIINMLFANKMGRRHTIFVGSVVSCLGSALQAGAVNMAMLIIGRFIGGVAVGMVTSTIPMYASELSEAKYRGTLSGLLQWMLSLGFLVAQWLGYGCSFSKTQFSWRFPLAFQAVPGIILVAGVYFLQESPRWLMERDRHEDARRSLGKLRSGLGEEIIDLEFREIRDVILADRALGDITWKSIVTKPSWRKRLILGCGVQALGPLSGINVINYYGPRIYEILGINTQTSLMIIGISGALSIVYCTIGLWLLDRIGRVKPLIVSAAGMSAALLVNAVQAQYLNENNANQLRSMVAMNFVFSLFYTPLGIISWVYPAEIFPVEVRALGNAITTFTNWTVNLVFAQISPEALTAIGFRYFYVFFVFNLVGMLCYIFFYPETKGRTLEQMDELFGDQLVPHAMQDSVGAAAAVSKDEKMVEQLDHV from the exons ATGGGTCAGCTCACGACGGtgttctcggccgtcttcctgGCCATAGGAGGTTTCCTCTTCGGCTACGACTCCGGCATCATCACCTCCACGATTGCTCTCCCCACATTCGAGGACTACTTCAGCCACCCATCCGATACCGTGGCTGGCGGCATCGTGTCGGCCTTCCAAGGCGGTGCCATTCTCggcaccatcatcaacatgtTGTTTGCCAACAAGATGGGTCGTCGGCACACCATCTTCGTCGGGTCCGTCGTCTCGTGTCTCGGGTCGGCTCTGCAGGCCGGCGCAGTCAACATGGCCATGCTGATCATCGGGCGCTTCATCGGCGGTGTGGCTGTCGGCATGGTCACCTCGACGATTCCGATGTACGCCTCCGAGTTGTCCGAAGCCAAATACCGCGGCACACTCTCGGGTCTGCTGCAGTGGATGTTGAGCTTGGGATTCCTCGTTGCCCAATGGCTGGGTTACGGATGCTCCTTTTCCAAGACCCAGTTCTCCT GGCGTTTCCCTCTCGCTTTCCAGGCCGTTCCCGGtatcatcctcgtcgccggcgtctaCTTCCTCCAAGAATCCCCTCGGTGGCTTATGGAAAGAGACCGTCACGAAGACGCCCGTCGTTCCCTCGGCAAGCTACGAAgcggcctgggcgaagaAATCATCGACCTTGAGTTCCGTGAAATCCGCGACGTCATCCTTGCCGACCGCGCCCTCGGGGACATAACCTGGAAGTCCATCGTCACGAAGCCCTCATGGCGCAAACGTCTTATCCTGGGCTGTGGCGTCCAGGCCCTGGGGCCTCTAAGCGGCATCAACGTCATCAACTACTACGGTCCCCGAATCTACGAGATCCTAGGCATCAACACCCAAACGTCGCTCATGATCATCGGGATCAGCGGGGCGTTGTCCATAGTGTACTGCACTATTGGGCTGTGGCTCTTGGACCGCATCGGTCGTGTCAAGCCCCTGATCGTCTCTGCGGCCGGCATGAGCGCGGCTCTGTTGGTCAACGCTGTCCAGGCCCAGTACCTGAACGAAAACAACGCCAACCAGTTGCGGAGCATGGTGGCCATGAACTTCGTCTTCAGCTTGTTCTATACCCCTCTCGGCATCATCAGCTGGGTATATCCCGCTGAGATTTTCCCTGTCGAAGTCAGAGCGCTTGGGaacgccatcaccaccttTACTAACTGGACCGtcaacctcgtcttcgcccagATCTCCCCGGAGGCATTGACCGCCATTGGGTTCCGGTACTTTTACGTCTTTTTCGTCTTCAACCTGGTCGGAATGCTGTGCTACATATTCTTCTACCCGGAGACCAAGGGACGGACTCTCGAACAGATGGATGAGCTTTTCGGTGACCAGTTGGTACCCCACGCTATGCAGGACTCGGTcggcgctgcggcggctgTGTCGAAGGATGAGAAGATGGTGGAACAACTGGACCATGTCTAG
- a CDS encoding Putative FAD/NAD(P)-binding domain, FAD/NAD(P)-binding domain superfamily: MGSIGHLDNGRLDDRGCLHNDTSGATMDYEVLIVGGGFGGCYALHKLRKQGFAAHVVEAGSALGGVWHWNSYPGARVDSETPYYQLSVREVWKDWTWTERFPGHEEIKRYFRHIDNVLDISKDVSYNTVVVGADFDTKTARWIIETDTGRRITSQFLITATGSSIKRHEPEFPGKVSFKGTVVHSASWPESGLDVQGKRVAIIGAGATGVQCVQEISKQPGVTLTVYVRNINIALPMRQRALSELEQRSLKAIYGQLFGAAKDSRLGVPSDVNPRSTAETTAEEREAWWEELWQRGAFNFQVCQYTDFLVNAEANRLAYDFWAKKTGPRIRNPEKRAILVPDEQPYPLATKRSSLEQDYYECLDRDNVEVVGLKKTGIREWTPRGIVTEDGRERKHDIILLATGYDNVTGALTTMGMRGRDGVDLKERWKDGVWTYLGLMTRGCPNMFMLYGPQAPTALTNAPPFIEQQVDIIADILARLREENVQSIEPRRSAEEHWKKVILDINESTLFSKNESSWYVGANIPGKKKEQLNYLGGIPRYIQACREGTSSWENFEVVRLEGGKKKARVGAEDVSLMNEVIV; this comes from the exons ATGGGCTCTATCGGCCACCTCGACAacggccgcctcgacgacagAGGATGTCTTCACAACGACACCTCGGGCGCGACTATGGACTACGAAGTGCTcatcgttggcggcggcttcggcgggtGCTACGCGCTCCACAAGCTGCGTAAACAGGGCTTCGCGGcgcacgtcgtcgaggccggatCCGCCCTCGGGGGCGTGTGGCACTGGAACAGCTACCCTGGCGCGCGcgtcgactcggagacgCCCTACTACCAACTCTCCGTCAGGGAGGTCTGGAAGGACTGGACGTGGACGGAGCGGTTCCCCGGGCACGAGGAGATCAAGAGGTACTTCCGGCACATTGACAACGTTCTCGACATTTCCAAGGATGTGAGCTACAACACAGTCGTTGTGGGCGCCGACTTCGACACCAAGACGGCGCGGTGGATCATCGAGACGGACACAGGCCGGCGCATCACGTCCCAGTTCCTCATCACGGCAACGGGAAGCTCGATCAAGCGGCACGAGCCCGAATTCCCTGGAAAGGTGTCGTTCAAGGGTACCGTGGTACACTCGGCGTCCTGGCCTGAGTCCGGCCTCGACGTGCAGGGCAAGCGGGTTGCCATCATCGGGGCCGGGGCGACGGGCGTTCAGTGTGTGCAGGAGATCTCGAAGCAGCCCGGCGTAACGCTGACGGTGTACGTCCGCAACATTAATATCGCGCTTCCGATGCGGCAGCGCGCTTTGTCAGAGCTCGAGCAGCGCAGCCTCAAGGCCATCTACGGACAGCTATTCGGAGCGGCGAAAGACAGCCGGTTGGGGGTCCCGTCCGACGTCAACcccaggtcgacggccgagacgacggccgaggagagagaagcgtGGTGGGAGGAACTCTGGCAGCGGGGCGCGTTCAACTTCCAGGTGTGCCAGTACACGGATTTCTTGGTGAACGCAGAGGCAAACCGCCTGGCCTACGACTTCTGGGCCAAGAAGACGGGCCCCAGGATCCGAAacccggagaagagggcCATTCTGGTCCCCGACGAGCAGCCGTATCCCCTTGCAACCAAACGTAGCAGCCTGGAGCAGGACTACTACGAGTGTCTCGACCGGGAcaacgtcgaggtcgtcggcctcAAGAAGACGGGCATTCGCGAGTGGACGCCGCGCGGCATCGTGACGGAGGacgggagggagaggaagcaCGATATAATTTTGCTCGCAACGGGGTACGATAATGTGACCGGCGCGCTGACAACTATGGGGATGCGTGGCAGAGACGGCGTCGATCTGAAGGAGAGGTGGAAGGACGGCGTCTGGACGTACCTCGGCCTCATGACCAGGGGTTGCCCCAACATGTTTATGTTGTACGGGCCTCAAG CCCCCACAGCTCTGACCAACGCGCCGCCGTTCATCGAACAACAggtcgacatcatcgccgacatcCTCGCTAGGCTCCGTGAGGAGAACGTTCAGTCCATCGAGCCGCGGCggtcggccgaggagcacTGGAAGAAGGTCATCTTGGACATCAACGAGTCGACGCTCTTCAGCAAGAACGAGTCGTCGTGGTACGTCGGGGCCAACATCCCGGGTAAGAAAAAGGAGCAGCTCAACTacctcggcggcatccccCGGTACATCCAGGCCTGTCGGGAGGGAACGAGCAGCTGGGAGAACTTTGAGGTCGTCAGGCTGGAGGgaggcaagaagaaggcccgggtcggcgccgaggacgtctCTCTGATGAACGAGGTCATTGTATGA
- a CDS encoding Putative ribonuclease III domain-containing protein codes for MNSAQDTKLAIAMAIIGYQFVDTNWLWESLQAAGSPAQEIGIRYVKEGNKILAIYGDRLLGQFVAHEGILQNTMQRSREIDDRIKYCVNNERLARIFDEVGLVSCINQNPSQGIHLGPRTKSATIEAIIGAVAMDGGLQAAREVAQHLGVYTPQETEH; via the exons ATGAACTCCGCCCAAGATACGAAGCTCGCAATCGCTATGGCCATTATCGGCTACCAATTCGTCGACACCAACTGGCTGTGGGAGTCTCTGCAGGCCGCCGGGTCCCCAGCCCAGGAAATCGGTATTCGATATGTAAAAGAGGGCAACAAGATCTTGGCCATATATGGAGATCGCCTGCTCGGACAGTTCGTTGCGCATGAAGGCATCCTCCAGAACACCATGCAGAGAAGTC GCGAGATAGACGACCGCATCAAGTACTGCGTCAACAATGAGCGTTTGGCTCGAATCTTCGATGAAGTTGGTCTCGTGTCTTGCATCAACCAGAACCCCTCTCAGGGAATCCACCTCGGGCCCAGGACCAAGTCGGCCAccatcgaggccatcatcggcgctGTCGCCATGGACGGCGGACTCCAAGCGGCCCGAGAAGTCGCTCAACACTTGGGAGTCTATACTCCACAAGAGACCGAACACTAA